In Triticum urartu cultivar G1812 chromosome 6, Tu2.1, whole genome shotgun sequence, the following proteins share a genomic window:
- the LOC125514753 gene encoding F-box/LRR-repeat protein 14-like, with protein MEGLPEPLLGEIVKRITKTSDLNSLSLVSKQLSTIEAEHRVAIRVGCGLNPSTEALVSLFSRFPNLAKVEINYSGSKSSNVDQLNNQGLLVLSSHCSLLSDLALSFCSNIDDTGLGYLAECKKLRSLRLNHAPAVTSTGILRVAVGCRYLLVLHLVDCTAVDSGEWLEYLRRYGSLGELVVKDCDGISQYDLLKFGPGWLNLQKFEFEINGNYWVPGARDPSYVSGYPYSYDICCDNLKDLRLAHIITEPEIGLRFLLGKCKALETLYLEYVIGLNENEMIALFQRCSNLKTISLRLMPLRCEDGEFRTPLTDASLKALALSCPMLQVIELTFTFCDPIYPTEIGFTQEGIVTLIQSCPIRALVLNGASIFYDEGMKGLSSSQFLEKLELVDCRSITDAGMNLIIQAPRLSSLTLRKCKRVTDDGMAALARAQKLEWLTVISCRRISQEGAQRAAKSVHYSAEAESHDSLKGMIAKSRAGIRAESSKLGSTR; from the coding sequence ATGGAGGGTCTCCCAGAGCCACTGCTTGGAGAGATCGTCAAGAGGATTACCAAGACAAGTGATCTTAATTCTCTTTCCCTCGTGTCGAAGCAGCTCTCCACCATCGAGGCGGAGCACAGGGTTGCTATCCGTGTTGGCTGTGGACTCAATCCTTCAACAGAAGCCTTGGTATCGCTGTTTTCCCGGTTCCCCAATTTGGCAAAAGTAGAGATCAATTACTCTGGGTCGAAGTCCAGTAACGTGGACCAGTTGAACAACCAAGGCCTACTTGTTTTATCATCTCACTGCTCCTTGCTGTCCGATCTTGCTTTAAGCTTCTGCTCAAACATCGATGACACTGGTCTAGGTTATCTAGCTGAGTGCAAAAAATTGAGGTCCCTCAGGCTGAACCATGCACCAGCAGTCACTTCTACTGGGATTCTTCGGGTGGCGGTTGGTTGCAGGTATCTTTTGGTTCTCCACCTTGTTGACTGTACAGCAGTAGACAGCGGGGAGTGGCTGGAGTACCTTAGGAGGTATGGATCACTGGGGGAACTTGTTGTAAAGGATTGCGATGGTATCAGCCAGTATGACCTCTTAAAGTTTGGCCCAGGATGGTTGAATCTCCAAAAGTTTGAGTTCGAGATTAATGGAAATTACTGGGTGCCAGGGGCCCGTGATCCCTCCTACGTGTCTGGCTACCCATATAGCTATGACATCTGCTGTGATAATCTGAAGGATCTTAGGCTGGCTCATATAATAACTGAGCCAGAAATTGGACTTCGTTTTCTCTTGGGGAAGTGCAAAGCATTGGAGACACTTTACCTGGAGTATGTTATTGGTCTAAATGAGAATGAGATGATTGCACTATTCCAGAGGTGCAGCAACCTTAAAACCATCTCACTTCGTCTCATGCCTCTGCGATGTGAAGATGGTGAGTTTAGGACGCCATTGACTGATGCTAGCCTTAAGGCTCTAGCTCTTAGCTGCCCTATGCTTCAGGTTATTGAGCTCACCTTCACATTTTGCGATCCCATTTATCCTACTGAAATAGGCTTCACACAAGAGGGTATTGTAACGCTCATCCAATCATGTCCGATTCGTGCTCTTGTTCTAAATGGTGCCAGCATTTTTTATGACGAGGGGATGAAGGGCCTCTCATCCTCACAGTTTCTGGAGAAGCTCGAGCTCGTGGATTGCAGGTCTATAACTGATGCTGGTATGAACTTGATTATACAGGCTCCTCGCTTGAGCAGTCTCACGCTCCGCAAATGTAAGAGAGTGACAGATGATGGAATGGCTGCCTTGGCACGTGCACAGAAGCTGGAGTGGCTGACCGTTATAAGCTGCCGCCGGATCTCTCAGGAAGGCGCGCAGAGAGCTGCCAAATCAGTTCATTACTCTGCGGAGGCTGAAAGCCATGACAGCCTAAAAGGAATGATCGCCAAAAGTAGGGCTGGAATTCGAGCCGAGTCGAGCAAGCTCGGCTCGACTCGCTAG
- the LOC125512586 gene encoding uncharacterized protein LOC125512586: protein MASGGAGGYYHGDRYGYGYSYPRQQLAPSPSPAASFHMCLFLATACLLGAASLYSHCESAMESLVDQLRVAVVLSPFVLLLAAQYWSATGRRWRSSYSYSSPSSSSLLAAPAPVVSWEQQPPWYDQRQRDGGASSPWGVALALALVLLLISYQSCFQYWWSPVVRRRR from the coding sequence ATGGCGAGCGGCGGCGCGGGGGGCTACTACCACGGCGACCGGTACGGCTACGGCTACTCGTACCCGCGGCAGCAGCTCGCGCCGTCTCCATCGCCGGCGGCGTCGTTCCACATGTGCCTGTTCCTGGCCACGGCGTGCCTCCTCGGCGCCGCGTCGCTCTACTCGCACTGCGAGTCCGCGATGGAGAGCCTCGTCGACCAGCTCCGGGTCGCCGTCGTCCTGTCCCCGTTCGTCCTCCTCCTCGCGGCGCAGTACTGGTCCGCGACCGGGCGGCGCTGGCGGTCGTCGTACTCGTActcgtcgccgtcgtcgtcgtcgctgctGGCGGCCCCGGCGCCGGTGGTGTCGTGGGAGCAGCAGCCGCCCTGGTACGACCAGCGGCAGCGGGACGGCGGCGCGTCGTCGCCGTGGGGCGTGGCGCTGGCGCTGGCGCTCGTCCTGCTGCTCATCTCCTACCAGTCGTGCTTCCAGTACTGGTGGTCCCCGGTCGTCCGCCGCCGGCGCTGA